The following proteins come from a genomic window of Candidatus Izemoplasmatales bacterium:
- a CDS encoding V-type ATP synthase subunit A, with protein MDNTTIKENKGVIVKVSGPLIVADNLPDVQMYDVVRVSEKKLIGEVIELRGGRASIQVYEETAGIGPGEPVYPTGEPLSVELAPGLIEGIFDGIQRPLDDIYDIAGDRIPLGIDVPKLDRKKLWEFVPVAKKGDSLTPGDVLGTVRETAAVSHKVMVPPGVSGVLRSIHAGPATIVDPIAVLAHPDGTEKQVTMLQKWPVRRSRPYRTKFAPSAPMVTGQRVIDTLFPIAIGGIAAIPGPFGSGKTVVQHQLAKWADADIIVYVGCGERGNEMTDVLLEFPELHDPKTGESLMKRTVLIANTSNMPVAAREASIYTGITIAEYFRDMGYRVAIMADSTSRWAEALREMSGRLEEMPGEEGYPAYLSSRIAEFYERAGIVQCLGSEGRVGAITAIGAVSPPGGDTSEPVSQGTLRIVKVFWGLSAQLAYRRHFPAIDWLKSYSLYSDTLDAHFDSKVKKGWSAQVHEVRRILQDEAKLSEIVRLVGVDSLEFADRLTLECARSIREDYLHQIAFHEVDTYTSLNKQYGMLKAILGWYHLAQEGIRSNVAYAKLTSMDVLNRIGRMKYLTEDHFEAESASIMAALEAEYQNLLKGDDADA; from the coding sequence ATGGATAACACGACAATCAAGGAAAACAAGGGCGTCATCGTCAAGGTCTCCGGACCGCTGATCGTCGCCGACAACCTGCCCGACGTCCAGATGTACGACGTCGTCCGCGTCAGCGAGAAGAAGCTGATCGGCGAGGTCATCGAACTGCGCGGCGGGCGTGCCTCGATCCAGGTGTACGAGGAGACCGCCGGCATCGGTCCGGGCGAACCGGTCTATCCCACCGGCGAACCGCTTTCCGTCGAACTGGCCCCCGGTCTCATCGAGGGCATCTTCGACGGGATCCAGCGTCCGCTCGACGACATCTACGACATCGCCGGCGACCGCATCCCGCTCGGCATCGACGTCCCGAAACTCGACCGCAAGAAGCTCTGGGAATTCGTCCCCGTCGCCAAGAAGGGCGATTCCCTGACTCCGGGCGACGTCCTCGGAACGGTTCGCGAGACCGCCGCCGTCAGCCACAAGGTCATGGTCCCGCCGGGCGTCTCCGGCGTCCTCAGGTCGATCCACGCCGGACCCGCGACGATCGTCGATCCGATCGCCGTCCTTGCGCATCCGGACGGAACGGAGAAACAGGTGACGATGCTGCAGAAGTGGCCCGTGCGCCGTTCCCGTCCCTATCGGACGAAGTTCGCGCCGAGCGCGCCGATGGTCACCGGCCAGCGCGTCATCGACACCCTCTTCCCGATTGCCATCGGCGGCATCGCCGCGATCCCGGGACCGTTCGGTTCCGGCAAGACGGTGGTCCAGCACCAGCTCGCCAAGTGGGCGGATGCGGACATCATCGTCTACGTCGGCTGCGGCGAGCGCGGCAACGAGATGACGGACGTCCTCCTCGAATTCCCCGAACTGCACGACCCGAAGACGGGCGAGTCGCTGATGAAGCGCACCGTCCTGATCGCGAACACCTCGAACATGCCGGTCGCCGCCCGCGAAGCCTCGATCTACACCGGCATCACGATCGCCGAATACTTCCGCGACATGGGCTACCGCGTCGCGATCATGGCCGACTCGACCTCGCGCTGGGCGGAAGCGCTCCGCGAGATGTCGGGACGTCTCGAGGAGATGCCCGGCGAGGAAGGCTATCCCGCCTACCTCTCGAGCCGCATCGCCGAGTTCTACGAGCGCGCCGGCATCGTCCAGTGCCTCGGAAGCGAGGGCCGCGTCGGCGCGATCACCGCGATCGGCGCCGTCTCGCCGCCCGGCGGCGACACCTCCGAGCCGGTCTCGCAGGGCACCCTCCGCATCGTCAAGGTCTTCTGGGGGCTTTCCGCCCAGCTCGCCTACCGCCGTCACTTCCCGGCGATCGACTGGCTCAAGTCGTACTCGCTCTATTCCGACACGCTCGACGCCCATTTCGATTCGAAGGTGAAGAAGGGCTGGAGCGCGCAGGTGCACGAGGTGCGCCGCATCCTCCAGGACGAGGCCAAGCTCTCCGAGATCGTCCGCCTCGTCGGCGTCGACTCGCTCGAGTTCGCCGACCGGCTGACGCTCGAGTGCGCCCGATCGATCCGCGAGGACTACCTCCACCAGATCGCCTTCCACGAAGTCGACACCTACACCTCCCTGAACAAACAGTACGGGATGCTCAAGGCGATCCTCGGCTGGTACCATCTGGCCCAAGAGGGAATCCGTTCGAACGTCGCCTACGCGAAGCTCACGTCGATGGACGTCCTGAACCGCATCGGTCGCATGAAGTACCTCACCGAGGACCACTTCGAAGCGGAATCCGCCTCGATCATGGCCGCGCTCGAGGCCGAATACCAGAACCTTCTGAAGGGGGACGACGCCGATGCCTAA